The genomic segment CTATCAttactatattttatttcgtacAAACTTCTTACTAACattctacaaaaataattaattccTGAGTagcttttttcaaaatcaTATATAGTTTTAGAGTGTTCGAAGTATTTATAACAGTCATTGTTACTGTTAGATTCTTCATATGTTTTAAATGCAGAAAACGTGTCTAAAACACTTTTCtaagaattgaaaaaaaaaagttagtatatttaaatgatttttataCAAGTAAACctttaatataaatgaataatcgtaaaataatcaaataacttgttataaatattatttaaattaaaaaacaaagaaaatttttatttgttcttttatgATATCTACCTAcattaaatttgtttgttGTCTCAAATCCATTCGATCTTTCTTGAGTATGCACATTAGATTGTTCTTGTTTTGATGAACATAATGctttattgtttttattgAATACTAAATCTAAACACCTATGAGGCCACTTATTCTTCAATTCACACAACTTAGAATTatcaattttcttttcaaaagCAACTAATTCATCACTAAATTTTTGAGAACATGTACTGCTATCTTCA from the Plasmodium cynomolgi strain B DNA, scaffold: 0486, whole genome shotgun sequence genome contains:
- a CDS encoding CYIR protein (putative;~vir-type antigen), with the protein product MYYNYIKNSFDLYYSMKFEDSSTCSQKFSDELVAFEKKIDNSKLCELKNKWPHRCLDLVFNKNNKALCSSKQEQSNVHTQERSNGFETTNKFNKSVLDTFSAFKTYEESNSNNDCYKYFEHSKTIYDFEKSYSGINYFCRMLVRSLYEIKY